From Bos javanicus breed banteng chromosome 5, ARS-OSU_banteng_1.0, whole genome shotgun sequence, the proteins below share one genomic window:
- the GALNT4 gene encoding polypeptide N-acetylgalactosaminyltransferase 4, with the protein MKIRMAVRWTWARRSCLLLALLTVAYLLVELSVSTLHASLRAGGARELGSRQLSEPGKKAVDLSRPLYEKPPADSHALGEWGKASKLQLSESELKQQEELIERYAINIYLSDRISLHRHIEDKRMYECKSKKFNYRRLPTTSVIIAFYNEAWSTLLRTIHSVLETSPAVLLKEIILVDDLSDRVYLKTQLETYVSNLDRVRLIRTNKREGLVRARLIGATFATGDVLTFLDCHCECNTGWLEPLLERIRKDETVVICPVIDTIDWNTFEFYMQTGEPMIGGFDWRLTFQWHSVPKHERDRRKSRIEPFRSPTMAGGLFAVSKKYFQYLGTYDTGMEVWGGENLELSFRVWQCGGKLEIHPCSHVGHVFPKRAPYARPNFLQNTARAAEVWMDEYKEHFYNRNPPARKEAYGDISERKLLRERLRCKSFDWYLKNVFSTLHVPEDRPGWHGAIRSIGISSECLDYNAPDNNPTSANLSLFGCHGQGGNQFFEYTSNKEIRFNSVTELCAEVPELKKHVGMQNCPKDGFPIPANIIWHFKEDGTVFHPHSGLCLSAFRTQEGGPDVQMRTCNALDKNQIWKFET; encoded by the coding sequence ATGAAGATCCGGATGGCCGTAAGGTGGACGTGGGCACGCAGAAGCTGTCTGCTGCTGGCGCTCCTAACAGTGGCCTACCTCCTGGTGGAACTCTCCGTCTCCACTTTGCATGCCTCCTTACGAGCCGGCGGTGCCCGGGAGCTGGGGTCAAGACAGCTCTCAGAGCCGGGGAAGAAAGCAGTGGATTTGTCTCGACCGCTGTATGAGAAGCCCCCTGCAGATTCCCATGCCCTTGGGGAGTGGGGGAAAGCCAGCAAACTCCAGCTCAGCGAGAGTGAACTGAAGCAGCAAGAGGAACTCATTGAGAGATATGCCATTAACATTTACCTCAGTGACAGGATTTCCCTGCACCGCCACATAGAGGATAAAAGAATGTATGAGTGTAAGTCCAAGAAGTTTAACTACAGGCGACTTCCGACCACTTCTGTCATCATCGCTTTCTATAACGAAGCCTGGTCGACTTTACTTCGCACCATCCACAGTGTTTTAGAAACGTCTCCCGCagtccttctgaaggagatcatcttAGTCGATGACTTGAGCGACAGAGTATATTTGAAGACACAGCTTGAAACTTACGTCAGCAATCTGGATAGAGTCCGCCTGATTAGAACAAACAAGCGGGAAGGGCTGGTGAGGGCCCGTCTGATTGGGGCCACTTTTGCCACTGGCGATGTCCTCACTTTCCTGGATTGTCACTGTGAGTGTAATACTGGTTGGCTGGAGCCACTTTTGGAAAGGATTCGTAAGGATGAAACAGTGGTCATTTGTCCTGTTATAGACACCATCGACTGGAATACTTTTGAATTCTATATGCAGACTGGGGAGCCCATGATTGGTGGGTTCGACTGGCGTCTGACATTCCAGTGGCATTCTGTTCCCAAACATGAAAGGGACAGGCGTAAATCGAGAATTGAACCATTCAGATCGCCCACCATGGCCGGAGGACTGTTTGCAGTCAGCAAGAAGTATTTTCAGTACCTTGGAACTTACGATACTGGGATGGAAGTGTGGGGAGGTGAAAACCTGGAGCTGTCTTTCAGGGTGTGGCAGTGTGGAGGTAAACTGGAGATCCACCCATGTTCCCACGTGGGCCACGTATTCCCTAAGCGGGCACCATATGCTCGGCCCAATTTCCTGCAGAATACTGCTCGGGCAGCGGAAGTCTGGATGGACGAGTACAAAGAGCATTTCTACAACCGAAACCCTCCAGCAAGGAAAGAAGCTTATGGCgatatttctgaaagaaaattactACGGGAAAGGCTGAGGTGCAAGAGCTTTGACTGGtatttgaaaaatgtgttttctacTTTGCATGTTCCAGAGGATAGGCCAGGCTGGCACGGAGCTATTCGCAGTATTGGGATCTCTTCTGAATGTTTAGATTATAATGCTCCTGACAACAACCCCACAAGTGCTAACCTTTCCCTGTTTGGATGCCATGGTCAAGGAGGCAATCAATTCTTTGAATATACCTCCAACAAAGAAATAAGGTTTAATTCGGTGACGGAGTTATGTGCAGAAGTTCCCGAGCTAAAAAAGCATGTGGGAATGCAAAATTGTCCCAAAGATGGGTTTCCTATCCCAGcaaacattatttggcattttaAAGAAGATGGAACCGTTTTTCATCCCCACTCAGGACTGTGTCTTAGCGCTTTCCGGACACAGGAGGGCGGGCCCGATGTTCAGATGAGAACTTGTAATGCTCTGGATAAAAATCAAATCTGGAAGTTTGAGACATAG